The Desulfovibrio sp. DNA window GCGCTGGCTGCGCACGCTTTCTTCGTACCGCAGGTAGTTCAGAAACTGGGTCTGAACATTTTCGGTCATGGCCAGCTCAGCGTTACGCACGCTGGCCTTGTCGCTATCGGCCTGCAGGGCAGCCTTCTGGTATGTTGCCAGCAGCTGGAACCCCTGAAACACCGGTTGCGAAATTTCCACGGCCCAGGTGTACGTGCCATTCTGAGCTGGCCGGGTACTGCTGGGGGTGACAGGGTCAGTCTTTCTTTCCTGCTTTGAAACGGAATAGGTCGTTCCAAGCTTGGGGCCAAAGGCACCACGCGCTGATTTGCGCGCTTCTTCAGACGACTGGCCCTGCGCCTCTTGCGAACCAAGACTTGGATTATGCCGCAAGGCCCTATCCACAGCTTCTGGCATGGTTACATCGCCAGCAGGCAGGGGATTATCCTTGGCCGACGCGAGCTTCCTGCCGCTAAAAACGGGCACGGCTGCGCTGCCAGAGGCGTTGACGGACGAAGAAGAGGATGCGGCGAGGGCATCACTGTAGCCCACAGGGCCTGCAAGCGCGCCTACCACAAGAAAAACCAGGCTCAGTTCGGGAATGCGCTTCATATATTTGCTGCGAAAAAAATTCCGCTACCCTTTAAAAATTATTTTACGCAGATTTCATACACCGCAGTGTGCGGCATTGGCAACAGATACCAACAGATGATGTTCTATCGCAACTTGCGTAATCTGTCATTCAGTAAAAAACAGTTGCACCCCAAACAGGCACTGCAAAAAATATCCACGCATTTATTTACCGCTGAATACAAGTAAGGACCATGCAACTGTCCCCACTTCCCGGCGTGATCCCCCAATTATTCCGCGCCACACCTGTGGTTGGAGTGGAAAAAAACAGTTTTTTTTAATCAGTCCTTCTGTTGCAAAATGCACTATCCGCCCATGCAGTAAATGTCATTTTTTCAGGTTTTGTGCGGGCAGCGCGAGGATTCTAAAAAATTTCTTGAAAGTTTACCTCAACCGTAGCATGCTGCGCAGCAGAGTCCTTGCGGGATTCCGCAGCTCCGCCGTGACGGTTGGCGCGTCTTCGCGTCTGCCGTGCTGGCATTTTTTGCGGCGCACTGAAAACGACCACAGTTGTTGCGCAGATATGGAGAACCTCATGGAATTCAGTTTTTTTTCAATGATCGCCCAGGCAAGCCTGGTGGCCAAGGCGGTGCTGGCGTTTCTGGTCATGATGTCCATCGGGAGCTGGGGGCTGATGATCCAGAAATTCATCGGTCTGAGCGCTGCCAACAAAAAGGCACTCAGCGGCACAGAACGGTTCGAAAAAGCGGCCAATCTGCGCGAAGCCGTGCAGTCGCTGGGTTCTGACCCAACTTCGCCGCTCTACTACATTGCCCATCAGGGCGTGCTTGAATTCAACCGTTCCAAGGAACTGGGCAACAGCAGTGATGTGGTGGTCGACAACGTTCGCCGCGCGCTGCGCCAGGGCGTGGGCACGGAACTGGCCCGCCTGCAAAGCTCGCTTTCGGTGCTTGCCACCTGCGCCAACACGGCCCCCTTTATCGGTCTGTTTGGTACGGTCTGGGGCATCATGAGCTCCTTCCACTCCATCGGCATGCTCAAGTCGGCCTCTCTGGCCACCGTTGCCCCCGGTATTTCCGAAGCCCTCGTGGCCACGGCCATCGGCCTTGCAGTGGCCGTGCCCGCCACTATTGGCTTCAACATCTTTATGGGCAAGCTTTCGCAGGTTGATACACTGCTGGTAAACTTTGCCGGCGTGTTCCTCAACCGCGTACAGCGCGAGATCAACGCCCACCGTCCCGTGCAGCGCACGGGCGCAACGGAGATGTAGCATGGGCGCTAGCGTTGGCGGCGGCGGCAAATTTGTTTCGGAAATCAACGTAACGCCCTTCGTGGACGTCATGCTGGTGCTGCTGATCATCTTCATGGTCGCAACCCCCATGATGAGCCAGGGGCTTGAAGTGGATCTGCCACAGACAAAGCAGGTGGAAGTGCTCTCTACAGAGGCCGACCACATGGTGTTGACCGTGCGCAATGACGGCAAGATGTTTCTTGATGAATACCCCGTAGATAACATGGAAGACCTTGAGGGCTACTTGCAGCGCCTGGTTAAGGAAAAGAACAAGACGCTCTTCCTTCAGGCCGACAAATCTGTTCCTTACGGCACGGTGGTTGAAGTCATGGGTCACATCAAGGCCGTAGGCATTGAAAAACTTGGCGTTATCGCCGAACAGCCCGACGATGCCGCGTCCAAGGGCGGCAAGCCCGCCCGCCCCCGAAAGTAGGATTGCTCTATGCGCCTGGCCTCATACGTTCTTTCATTCTGCCTGCACGCAGCCATATTCTTGCTGATATGGTTCTGGCCCAGTCGCCCGCCCATCAAGCTGGACACGCCCCCGGTCATGATCAGCCTGGTGGAAGGCGCTACAGGCGGTAACCGCACGCCCTCGCCCATTCTTGGGCATATGGGGCAGCCCAGCGATGGCCCTCTGGCGCCTACGCCTCCCGCTCCCAAGGCGGAAGTCGCCGCCCCAGAGCGCGCTGAAGTCAAAGAGCCCAAGCCTGTTCCGCCGCAGCCCAAGCAGGACGCGGCCGCAGAGGTGAAAAAACCGGAGCCAAAGCCGGAACCCAAACCTCAGCCCAAGCCGGAACCCAAGGAAGAAGCCAAACCCATCGCGCAGAAAAAAGAAGAAAAACCCAAACCCAAGGAAGAACACCCCAAGGAACCGCCCAAAGAGACGACCAAGGACCAGAAAAAGCCTGAACCGCCCAAGGCTGATGCCAAGAAAGACGCCAAGGAATCCAAGGACGCCAAGTCCAACACTGATCCTGTGGCTGCGGCATTACAGCAGGCGCGCAAGGCTACCTCGCGCGCAGAATCGGGCGACCGAGGCAACGCTGTGGAACAGGCCCTGGCCCAGGCCCAGCGTCGTGCCGGCGGTAACCGTGGCGGTGGCGGCGGCGAAGGTACAGGCCCCGGCGGCGGTGGCCTTGGCGATGTGTACATGGGGCAGGTCATGCTGGCCGTGCGCCCCAACTGGGGTTTTGCCTCGGCTGGCCGCGTAAATCTGCGCTGCATCATCAACGTCAAGGTAGACGCGCAGGGAAAGGTGTTGCAAACTGCAGTAACCCACAGTTCGGGAAATTCGCAGTTTGACGCCTCGGCCGTGAACGCGATTATCCGTACCAGCCAGAGCGGGCAGTTCCCGCCTCCGCCTTCGGCTGATTACGGCGACCTTGATCTTGTGTTTACACTGGACGAACTGATGGGCCGCTAGGCCCACGGATAAACAGGCGCAAGGGCAGGGCCAGCGCCACCAGCCGCCCGTATTACGGGGTTGGGTTGCCACCCGGCAGCAGGCTGATTCTACGCATCCCTGCCCGGCAAACAGGTTATCAAATTGGGGCCGCATGCGCCCCGACAGACACGCGCATCGGTAACGCGCGCACTCAAGGAGGATACATGCCTTCCCAACCGCGCACCAACCTTTACAAGGCCTGCATTCAGCCATGCCGCGGCGCCGTGGCGCTCTACCGCGCCACGGTTGCCGGGGCATTTGCAGCTTCTGCGGCCAGTGCCGACCAAAGCACCTACGCCGGAAACATGCTGGACAAGATTATCGAGATATGGGCTCCGCCCCCGGCTCTCAAAAGCGACTTCCGGGTCAGGCTCAAGGTCAGCATCAACAGCCGTGGACAGGTTGAAGACTGCAAGCCCGTCAAATCCTCGGGTCTCGAAGCCTTCGACAATTCCGTTTGCGGCGCAGTGCGCCAGATAGGTTCGTTTGGCACGCCGCCCTATGGCGCGCCCACCGACATACACATGACCTTCTGGAACGGCACGCCCAAGGGCAAACCCAGGGTGGAAACGCTTAGCAACGAAGAAGCCATGCGGGCAGAGGTCAAGGCCAGAAGCAAGGCCGAGGCGGCCATGGGCGACACCCGGGCAGAAGCCGCGGAGGACCGCGCCCGAGAACGGGCCGAAGCTATTGCCAAATCTGGCGGCAAGGACATGCCCGAAGTGCGCCCTGCCCCTGTTGCCCCCCGACCTGTGCAAAAAGCAGATGACAACAGCAAAAAAACTGCTACCAATAATCAGCGCCGCACGGCAGGCCTGAGCAACGAAAATGGCCCTGCCACACAGATTATGGGCTCAACCGGCCAACCCGGGGAAGTCAAAAGCCCAACACCCAAGCAGGCACCTCAGGCTGCAAGCCAGAGCCGCAAACCGACAGACAACCTGCCCACTTACGGAGATCCCGCCCTTGGCGGACACGGCGAGGCTGGAGAGGCAGGCGTAACGCAACAGGCCGCAACCAAGGCGGAGGCTGCAAAAACCGAGGCAACCCAGGAGCAGGCCAGTCGCCTTGTGACTCCAGCCTCTGGCGATCAGTCGGCCGACCGCGCAAAATACCGTAAAGACGTGGCGCGGCAGCTGCGAGACAACGTGCTGATTCCCGCGGAGACAGAGCCTGGCGAATACCAGACCAAGCTGCGACTTACGATTTCTCCTCAGGGAGAAATAACTGATTTCAAGGTAATTACGCCCACGGGCGACAAGCTTCTTGACAAATATGTACAGCGGGGCATACGCCGTGCAGGCAGCTTGCCCCCTCCGCCCGCCGAAGTGGGGGGAACGCTGGACATCACCCTTACACTGGTGCGCCGCTGAGGCGCGCTGCTTGAACGAGGAATACTGACGCCATGAAAAAACAGCTTCTTCTCCTGACCCTGGGGTTCTGGCTGGCTCTCGGAAGCGGGGCGCAGGCCGCCATGCGCGTGGACATTTACGGTCCGGGGCAAAACATTGTTAACCTTGCTCTGGCGGCCCCGCTCAAAGGCCCCCAGGCCGAGGCAAGCGGCATGGGCGCTGACCTGCAAAAGATTGTGCAGCAAAACCTGAGCTTTTTGCCCTTCATGCGCCTTACTGATCCCAGAGCAGTACTGGGCGGCGTTGTGCTGGCCGGTTACGAACCGCCGTCCCTCGACTTCAAGCGTTTCCAGCTTGCCGGGTCGGACATTGTGGTGACCACCTACTGGCCTGAAGGCGACAGCGGTACGCGCCCCGTGCAGATTCGCGCTTTTGAAACCAACACCGGTGGCCGCCTGTTTGGCAAGGAATACCCCAAGGTTACTTCTGGCGACCTGCCTGAAGTGGCCGACAGATTCTGTGCCGACCTGCTCGAAGCACTTACCGGTAACGGTTCTTTCTTCCGCTCTACCCTTGCCTTTGTCAAAAAGACCGGCAAGATGAGCGCCAACGTGTGGCTGGTGAAGCCCACGGGCCGCGACCTGCGCCAGATCACCAACATTCCCGGTGAATCCATGTCGCCCGCATGGTCGCCTGACGGCCGCTTTGTGGTTTTTACCCACATTGACGAAAAGTCGCACGCTCTTGGCGTGTGGGACCGTTCCAGCGGCAAGGTGCAGCGTATCCGCTTCCCCGGCAACGTGGTCATCGGGCCTGCCTTTATGCCTGACAACAAGGTTGCCGTGGCCCTGTCCAACGGCAAGTACCCTGTTATCTTTCAGCTGAACCATGTTTTCCAGAAAGAACGTGTGCTCGAACAGGGCGATTCTATTAATGTTTCGCCAACATTTGACAGCACGGGCACCAAGATGGCATTTACCTCTTCACGTATGGGCGGACCGCAGATTTTCCTCAAGGATCTGAGCAGCGGTTCCGTTACGCGCGTGAGCAAAAACGGCACTTACAACACCGAGGCCAACCTGTCTCCTGACGGAACCCTGGTGGTGTACAGCCGCATGACCGATTACGGTCATCGCATTTTTGTTCAGGATATGCTTACCGGTATGGAACGCCAGATCACTTTCGGCCCGGGCAGCGATGAACAGCCCGCTTTCTGTGCCGACAGTTATTTCATAGCGTTCTCCTCGACGCGCAGTGGCCATGGTATCTACCTGACCACTCGTCATGGCGGTGACGCCAAGCAGGTTCCTACAGGCGGGGGTTCTGTTTACTTCCCGCGCTGGGGTATGCCCGGTCAGCAGAAATAGCTGAAAATAACAGATTGGCATCTTGACCGCGTTTTTACTCGGTTTTCCCGCCCCTACGGGAAGTCATGGGTAAAAAATATTTTACGAAAGTGCGTCGAAACCCCCTTCCACGCCTTGACAAAAATTGCGGGCCAGATACCATCTGTTATGCGAGGACGAAACGGCCTCGCGTGTGCAGAAAGGAAAGGTATCAATTTTTTTGGAGAATGAGCTGTTCAGGAGGACACACAATGAAACGCTATGCTCTTATTCTCGCTCTGGTTATGGCCCTGGCCGCCGGCTTTGGCTGCGCTAAGAAAACCACCAGCGAACCCGGCTATGACGATGGCCTGACCCCCGAAATGCGTGCGGCCATCCAGCAGATCACTGACGCCCGCGTCTACTTCGCTTTCGACAAATTCGACATCAAGCCCGAATACAAAGAAATGCTGAAGACCAAGGCCGATCTGCTGAAGAAGTACTCCTCTATCCGCGTGCGCATCGAAGGCAACTGCGACGAACGCGGCACCCAGGAATACAACCTCGCCCTCGGCGAACGCCGCGCCCGCGCTTCCTACGAATACCTGGTTACGCTTGGCGTGAACCCCAGCCAGCTGGAAATGATCAGCTACGGCAAGGAAAACCCCGCTGTGCAGGGTAACAACGAAGCCTCGTGGTCCAAGAACCGCCGCGACGACTTCCGCGTGGTTGCCCACTAGTCTTAACTAGACCAGTGTTTAAAGAGCCGCCCTTATTGGGCGGCTCTTTTTTTTGCCCTGTTGCGTCTCAGGCTTAACGCAACAAGATCAAACTATTGCGCTATCATTTATTGCCAGCAGTGTCCGCACGCGCTGCACTGGCAGGAGCGCACGGCATCTTTGCCTGAATCTTGAGAGGCAAGTAAACAATTATGCACTGCATGGGGCACCATTTACTTACTATTTTATACGAAATAAAAGCCTAAATTTATGGCGCAAAGTGGCACGGACTACAACCCCAGAACCTTGCGGGCCTGCGCATCACAGGATACAGTGCAGCCAACAGAGGTTACTTGCATGAAAATAGCCATTCTTGACGGCGCCGTGCTCAACCCCGGCGATGTGGACTGGAGCCCAATCACATCACTTGGTGATGTGTCCATCTATGATGCCACCCCCACCGAAGCGGTGGCGGAGCGCACCAAGGGTGCCGATGTGGTGCTTGTCAACAAAACGGCCCTTACAGGCGCCAATCTGGAACAGCTGGACAGAAGCGTTCGCATGGTTGGCGTGTTGGCCACGGGCTACAACATAGTTGATACCGATGCGCTTGCCGCCCGTGGTATTCCCGTTTGCAATGTGGTTGCCTACGGCGTGAGCGATGTGGCCCAGCATGCCATGGCCTTGTTGCTCGAACTGTGCCGCCACACCACCTTGCACTCTGAAAGCGTAAAAAATGGTGACTGGCTCAAATGCAAGAGCTGGTGCTACTGGAAAATTCCGCCTCTGTGCCTGGAAGGCCTGACCATGGGCCTCATTGGCTTTGGTTCCATCGGCCGCCGCATGGGCGAGCTGGCCCACGCCTTTGGCATGAGCGTGCTGGCACACTGCCGCACCCCCAAGGATCCGCCTTCTTACGGCCCCTTTGCCTTTGCCACGCTTGAGCACCTGCTTTGCGCTTCTGACGTTGTATCGCTGCACTGCCCGCTCACCAAGGAAACTCGCCACATCATCAATGCCAAAACGCTTTCTTCCATGCGCAAGGGAGCCATACTGCTCAATACATCGCGCGGACCGCTGGTGGATGAAACTGCTGCGGCCGAAGCGCTAAAATCCGGCCATCTGGGCGGCCTCGGCACAGACGTTCTTTCGCAGGAGCCCCCACAGGACGACAATCCCCTGTTCACCACGCCCAACACCATCATTACACCCCACATTGCCTGGGCCACCACGCGCGCCCGGCAGAACATCATTGACCTCATGGCAGAAAATATCCGCCGCTGGCAGGCAGGCACACCGGTCAATGTGGTGAATGGAGTCAAGTAAGCTTCAGTCATGTACATCGACATACACACCCACGCCTTTCATCCCAAAATCGCGCACAAGGCAGTGGATCACCTGAATAGTTTTTATAGCCTCACCTGCTCTGGCGATGGCACCATTGCCAATCTGCTGGAACGGGAGAAGGAAGCCAGGCTGGAAAAATGCGTGGTTCTGTGCGCGGCCACCGCCCCGGCTCAGGTTATACCGGCCAACAGCTATGCCATCAGCCTGCAAAGGGAGCATCCTGACCAGGTCATTGCATTTGGCACTGTGCACCCGGGCTATGAAAACTGGGAAGGTGAACTGGCACGCCTTAAAGCTGCCGGCATTCGCGGCATAAAGCTGCACCCGGATTTTCAAAGCTTCTGGCTTGATGATCCCCGTCTTTTGCCCATATTTGAAGCAGCGCAAAATGACTTTGTTTTTGAAATCCACATTGGCGACAGGACTACGCCAGATAAAAACCCCTCCTGCCCCTACAAGCTGGCCAGCATATTGCGCCAGTTTCCCGGCATCAGGGTTATTGCCGCGCACTTTGGCGGCTACCGCATGTGGAACCACGCGCTTGAGGTTTTTGCTGGCAACCATTTTGAAAACCTGTGGTTCGACACCTCGAGCACAACGCCCTTTGCCACGCCAGAGTTGGCCCACAAGCTACTGAATGCGTTTCCGCGGGAACGCATCCTTTTTGGTACAGACTGGCCCCTCTACGACCCGGTTGAGGAGCTTGCAAGGCTGCAGGCGCTGGGCGGGCTGAGCGACAGCGAAATGGAAGTTATCATGAGCAATGCCTCTGCCCTGCTGGCCCTCAACAACGAACAGGGGAAAAGCCAGCACGACCATTGACAGTTTACCCTCTTTGCGGGTAAGTCATTTGCCAAGCCGGACGGCGGCAACACTGCCAACCCCGTCAGGTCCGAAAGGAAGCAGCGGCAACAGACGTTGCCGGGTGTCCGGCCCACAAAAAACCGCAACGGTGAACCGTTGCGGTTTTTTGCGTTTGCGAGCAGCAAAGCTGCCAGACAGGCATGTGCAAACATGGCTGCGGGCTCGTATCTTTCAGCCCGCAGAAAGATACCTGGCGGCAGGCGATGCTGCCAGCCGCCACGATCTCATGCAATTTCAGGCTGCTTCCAGCCGACTTCGGCTACTCCGCCGTATCGCCTGTCTGACTTTTTTCGAATTACAGGGCAGATCGGCTAACTCTGCTGCGCCCCATCCTGCTCGGTCTTGTCTTCCACCATCACATCCACCTGATAAATGCCACGCATTTCGTCCAGGTGGGCACGCATGGCCTTTTCCGCCAGATCGGGGTCGCGCTTTTTCAGGGCTTCGTACACGCCAACGTGGGCGCGGTATGAGCGCTCACTCTGTTTGCGCACCTGCAAAGAGGCATAGAGGGGCGTAATCAGCCAGCCAGCAAAGCCCTCTGCCAGCAGCCCAAGAAAATTGTTGCCCATGCACTCCACAAGATAGCGGTGAAAATCAATATCTGCCTCGGCAAAAGCGCGGATTTCCGTGGCATCGAGCAAACGGCGCTGGTTTTGCAACAGTTCTTCAATGTGGGCCAGCTGTTCGTCGGTGGCCTCAAGGGCCATACGCCGCACAACAGCGGTTTCAAAAAATAGCCGCAGGTCGTGCAGCTGCCGCCAGCCCTCCGCCGAGCTGGAATATATTTCAAGCGTGGCGCGCATTTCGCGCAGCAGAGGCTTGAGGGTCAGCCTGCACACGCGGGCGCGCATGCCGGGTGAAACTTCTATCAGGCCCATACGCGCGAGCCCAGAGAGAGCCTCGCGCACAGCAGGGCGGCCCACGCCAAACTCGTCCATCAGCTCACGTTCAGACGGCAGCTTTTGCCCTACCTGATAAACGCCGTTCTGGATATCATCCAGCAGGCAGCTGAGCACTTCTGTATGTACGCGCGGCCGCTGGATGCTGCGCCTTCTTGCGGCTTGTACCTCGGCATCAGTGTTTTTTGCATTTTCGGTATTCATGGCGAAACTCGCTTCTCCTTGCGCTCTGCGGACATCCCGCATCATTTAATAAATATAAGAGTTTATGCAGTTTCAGGCAATAATCCCACAAAAACGTTTACATAACTTTCATAAGATATTTCCTTACCCCGCAAATTTCTGTATACCCATAAAAGGCCACACGCGTGGAGCGTTCAGCATTTGGGCTGAAAACGGGGCTGCCCGTACCAGATGCACCGATTCATTACGTTAGTGTCTACTTCCAACTGAGGCTGCCCAGCGCCGCACCCATGCGCAATTTTTTTACTGCTTCGGCAGAGACAAACAGACCAAGGAGCAAGTGATGTCACGGATCAAGAACCTGCGGGAAGAAGCCCTTGCGATGCACAAGGAATACCAGGGCAAGATTGAGGTTCGGGTCAAAGCCCCTGTGCGCGATAACGACGACCTCACCCTGGCGTATTCTCCCGGCGTTGCCGAACCTTGCATGGAAATCCACAAAGATCCCGCAATGCTTGATGTCTATACCAATCACTCCAACTTTGTCTGCGTTGTATCAAACGGTACAGCCGTGCTGGGACTTGGCAGCATCGGCGCTGGCGC harbors:
- the tolR gene encoding protein TolR; the protein is MGASVGGGGKFVSEINVTPFVDVMLVLLIIFMVATPMMSQGLEVDLPQTKQVEVLSTEADHMVLTVRNDGKMFLDEYPVDNMEDLEGYLQRLVKEKNKTLFLQADKSVPYGTVVEVMGHIKAVGIEKLGVIAEQPDDAASKGGKPARPRK
- the tolA gene encoding cell envelope integrity protein TolA, whose amino-acid sequence is MRLASYVLSFCLHAAIFLLIWFWPSRPPIKLDTPPVMISLVEGATGGNRTPSPILGHMGQPSDGPLAPTPPAPKAEVAAPERAEVKEPKPVPPQPKQDAAAEVKKPEPKPEPKPQPKPEPKEEAKPIAQKKEEKPKPKEEHPKEPPKETTKDQKKPEPPKADAKKDAKESKDAKSNTDPVAAALQQARKATSRAESGDRGNAVEQALAQAQRRAGGNRGGGGGEGTGPGGGGLGDVYMGQVMLAVRPNWGFASAGRVNLRCIINVKVDAQGKVLQTAVTHSSGNSQFDASAVNAIIRTSQSGQFPPPPSADYGDLDLVFTLDELMGR
- a CDS encoding translocation protein TolB, translating into MKKQLLLLTLGFWLALGSGAQAAMRVDIYGPGQNIVNLALAAPLKGPQAEASGMGADLQKIVQQNLSFLPFMRLTDPRAVLGGVVLAGYEPPSLDFKRFQLAGSDIVVTTYWPEGDSGTRPVQIRAFETNTGGRLFGKEYPKVTSGDLPEVADRFCADLLEALTGNGSFFRSTLAFVKKTGKMSANVWLVKPTGRDLRQITNIPGESMSPAWSPDGRFVVFTHIDEKSHALGVWDRSSGKVQRIRFPGNVVIGPAFMPDNKVAVALSNGKYPVIFQLNHVFQKERVLEQGDSINVSPTFDSTGTKMAFTSSRMGGPQIFLKDLSSGSVTRVSKNGTYNTEANLSPDGTLVVYSRMTDYGHRIFVQDMLTGMERQITFGPGSDEQPAFCADSYFIAFSSTRSGHGIYLTTRHGGDAKQVPTGGGSVYFPRWGMPGQQK
- a CDS encoding D-2-hydroxyacid dehydrogenase — encoded protein: MKIAILDGAVLNPGDVDWSPITSLGDVSIYDATPTEAVAERTKGADVVLVNKTALTGANLEQLDRSVRMVGVLATGYNIVDTDALAARGIPVCNVVAYGVSDVAQHAMALLLELCRHTTLHSESVKNGDWLKCKSWCYWKIPPLCLEGLTMGLIGFGSIGRRMGELAHAFGMSVLAHCRTPKDPPSYGPFAFATLEHLLCASDVVSLHCPLTKETRHIINAKTLSSMRKGAILLNTSRGPLVDETAAAEALKSGHLGGLGTDVLSQEPPQDDNPLFTTPNTIITPHIAWATTRARQNIIDLMAENIRRWQAGTPVNVVNGVK
- the tolQ gene encoding protein TolQ; this translates as MEFSFFSMIAQASLVAKAVLAFLVMMSIGSWGLMIQKFIGLSAANKKALSGTERFEKAANLREAVQSLGSDPTSPLYYIAHQGVLEFNRSKELGNSSDVVVDNVRRALRQGVGTELARLQSSLSVLATCANTAPFIGLFGTVWGIMSSFHSIGMLKSASLATVAPGISEALVATAIGLAVAVPATIGFNIFMGKLSQVDTLLVNFAGVFLNRVQREINAHRPVQRTGATEM
- a CDS encoding FCD domain-containing protein; its protein translation is MNTENAKNTDAEVQAARRRSIQRPRVHTEVLSCLLDDIQNGVYQVGQKLPSERELMDEFGVGRPAVREALSGLARMGLIEVSPGMRARVCRLTLKPLLREMRATLEIYSSSAEGWRQLHDLRLFFETAVVRRMALEATDEQLAHIEELLQNQRRLLDATEIRAFAEADIDFHRYLVECMGNNFLGLLAEGFAGWLITPLYASLQVRKQSERSYRAHVGVYEALKKRDPDLAEKAMRAHLDEMRGIYQVDVMVEDKTEQDGAQQS
- a CDS encoding TonB family protein codes for the protein MPSQPRTNLYKACIQPCRGAVALYRATVAGAFAASAASADQSTYAGNMLDKIIEIWAPPPALKSDFRVRLKVSINSRGQVEDCKPVKSSGLEAFDNSVCGAVRQIGSFGTPPYGAPTDIHMTFWNGTPKGKPRVETLSNEEAMRAEVKARSKAEAAMGDTRAEAAEDRARERAEAIAKSGGKDMPEVRPAPVAPRPVQKADDNSKKTATNNQRRTAGLSNENGPATQIMGSTGQPGEVKSPTPKQAPQAASQSRKPTDNLPTYGDPALGGHGEAGEAGVTQQAATKAEAAKTEATQEQASRLVTPASGDQSADRAKYRKDVARQLRDNVLIPAETEPGEYQTKLRLTISPQGEITDFKVITPTGDKLLDKYVQRGIRRAGSLPPPPAEVGGTLDITLTLVRR
- the pal gene encoding peptidoglycan-associated lipoprotein Pal → MKRYALILALVMALAAGFGCAKKTTSEPGYDDGLTPEMRAAIQQITDARVYFAFDKFDIKPEYKEMLKTKADLLKKYSSIRVRIEGNCDERGTQEYNLALGERRARASYEYLVTLGVNPSQLEMISYGKENPAVQGNNEASWSKNRRDDFRVVAH
- a CDS encoding amidohydrolase family protein — translated: MYIDIHTHAFHPKIAHKAVDHLNSFYSLTCSGDGTIANLLEREKEARLEKCVVLCAATAPAQVIPANSYAISLQREHPDQVIAFGTVHPGYENWEGELARLKAAGIRGIKLHPDFQSFWLDDPRLLPIFEAAQNDFVFEIHIGDRTTPDKNPSCPYKLASILRQFPGIRVIAAHFGGYRMWNHALEVFAGNHFENLWFDTSSTTPFATPELAHKLLNAFPRERILFGTDWPLYDPVEELARLQALGGLSDSEMEVIMSNASALLALNNEQGKSQHDH